One window of Nocardia sp. NBC_00508 genomic DNA carries:
- a CDS encoding GNAT family N-acetyltransferase: MTISSVLTASAGPSGSGEERSGYSLVVSSDLEHRVAAQRLRYGVFANEPGFQIPDHGTGLDADRFDEHCDHMLVRDDASGEFVGCYRMLPPDKVAAAGGYYTATEFDLAQLDPEGMRIVEMGRACVVPDHRNGSVLTLMWAGILHYIQLTGYEWVMGCVSVPMQDTPADPPGVNVRGVRDLLLGRHASDPERRVHPYNPVIVDLKTLDELTPPPRPKLPPLVRGYLRLGAEICGEPAHDPDFAVADFVVLLGLDTINTRYLNRLRDAAATFDGGR, from the coding sequence ATGACTATTTCGTCCGTGCTGACAGCCTCGGCTGGACCGTCGGGCTCCGGGGAGGAACGGTCGGGCTACTCGCTGGTGGTCTCCTCCGACCTCGAGCACCGTGTCGCCGCGCAGCGGCTGCGCTACGGAGTGTTCGCCAACGAGCCGGGCTTCCAGATCCCGGACCACGGAACCGGACTCGACGCCGACCGCTTCGATGAGCACTGCGACCACATGCTGGTGCGTGACGACGCCAGCGGAGAGTTCGTCGGCTGCTACCGGATGCTGCCGCCGGACAAGGTCGCCGCCGCGGGCGGTTACTACACGGCGACGGAATTCGATCTCGCCCAACTGGATCCGGAGGGCATGCGGATCGTGGAGATGGGCCGCGCCTGCGTCGTGCCCGACCATCGCAACGGATCGGTGCTCACCCTCATGTGGGCGGGCATCCTGCACTACATCCAGCTCACCGGCTACGAATGGGTGATGGGCTGCGTGTCGGTGCCCATGCAGGACACCCCGGCCGACCCGCCCGGCGTGAACGTGCGTGGCGTGCGCGATCTGCTGCTCGGCCGCCACGCCTCCGATCCGGAGCGCCGGGTGCATCCGTACAACCCGGTGATCGTCGACCTGAAGACCCTGGACGAACTCACCCCGCCGCCGCGCCCGAAGCTTCCGCCGCTGGTGCGCGGCTACCTGCGGCTGGGCGCGGAAATCTGCGGTGAGCCCGCGCACGACCCCGATTTCGCGGTCGCCGACTTCGTCGTGCTGCTCGGCCTGGACACCATCAACACCCGCTACCTCAACCGGTTACGGGATGCCGCGGCCACCTTCGACGGGGGACGGTGA
- a CDS encoding lysophospholipid acyltransferase family protein translates to MRTVVFDAPPAVSTAHAWMPSSPCGPGCLDSIDEVGSGRVAARLAGVAGLLLSYPVAHVMTPRGKRELMQRGYARLLLGCLGMRLRVVDNRAAADEHGVADEGGAALARVRYGAHDRGVLVVTGHIGWTDIVALASVQPLGFVARADMLDWPMLGKLAKVMRVIPIERERLRELPGVVDAVGARLAAGERIGIFPEGTTWCGRAYGTMRPALFQAAVDVGAAVQPVRLRYLDRHGVPCTVPGFVGVDTFASSARRILRSRGMVAEIVLEPVQQPGTDRRELARRCEAAVRGAERSRHGALDDTVWIEAAHTRVQDPSVAADTPDVRRPRRLPMLRSRRGTAAAR, encoded by the coding sequence GTGAGGACCGTGGTCTTCGACGCGCCACCCGCCGTGTCCACCGCGCACGCGTGGATGCCATCGAGCCCATGCGGTCCCGGTTGCCTGGATTCGATCGACGAGGTGGGCTCGGGACGGGTGGCCGCCCGGCTGGCCGGGGTCGCCGGACTGCTGCTCAGCTACCCGGTCGCGCACGTGATGACGCCGCGCGGCAAGCGCGAACTGATGCAGCGGGGTTACGCGCGGCTGCTGCTCGGCTGTCTCGGCATGCGATTGCGTGTCGTGGACAACCGGGCGGCCGCGGACGAGCACGGCGTCGCCGATGAGGGCGGCGCCGCGCTCGCGCGGGTTCGTTACGGCGCGCACGATCGCGGCGTGCTGGTCGTCACCGGGCACATCGGCTGGACCGACATCGTCGCGCTGGCCTCGGTGCAGCCGCTCGGCTTCGTGGCGCGCGCGGACATGCTGGATTGGCCGATGCTCGGCAAGCTCGCGAAGGTGATGCGCGTTATCCCGATCGAACGGGAGCGGCTGCGCGAACTGCCCGGCGTAGTGGACGCGGTCGGCGCACGGCTGGCCGCGGGCGAGCGGATCGGGATCTTCCCGGAGGGCACCACATGGTGTGGCCGCGCCTACGGCACCATGCGACCCGCGCTGTTCCAGGCGGCGGTGGATGTGGGCGCCGCGGTGCAGCCGGTGCGGTTGCGGTATCTGGACCGGCACGGCGTGCCGTGCACGGTGCCCGGATTCGTCGGCGTGGACACCTTCGCCTCGTCCGCGCGCCGCATACTGCGGTCGCGCGGCATGGTCGCCGAGATCGTGCTGGAACCGGTGCAACAGCCCGGCACGGATCGCCGTGAGCTGGCCCGGCGCTGCGAGGCGGCTGTGCGTGGCGCCGAACGATCGCGGCACGGCGCGCTGGATGACACAGTGTGGATCGAGGCGGCCCACACCCGGGTTCAGGACCCGTCGGTCGCGGCGGACACACCGGATGTGCGCAGGCCGCGTCGTCTCCCGATGCTGCGCAGTCGCCGCGGCACCGCCGCCGCGCGGTAG
- a CDS encoding cysteine desulfurase family protein, which produces MKSAFSGPVNGAAPQTVYLDHAATTPMLPAAIEAMTAALRTTGNASSLHGSGRAARRVLEEARESIAADLGARPSEVIFTSGGTESDNLAIKGIFWARRAEESRRNRIIASAIEHHAVIDAVEWLQRHEGADVTWLPVDAEGVVTPGVLRAALAANPDDVAMVTVMWANNEVGTIQPIAELAAVAQEFGVPMHSDAVQAAAQLPIDFGASGLSAASFAGHKVGGPHGVGVLLLGRQVPCVPLLHGGGHERDLRSGTSDTAAAVGLAAALRQMAIEFPTRTVELVALRDALIEGIRATSPDMVLNGPLGERRLPGNVHVTFPGCEGDSLLMLLDAAGIECSTGSACTAGVATPSHVLIAMGVEPWQARGSLRFSLGHTSTRADVDALLEVLPQVVERAKAAGLAGAKGGV; this is translated from the coding sequence ATGAAGTCGGCTTTTTCGGGTCCGGTCAACGGTGCGGCGCCCCAGACGGTCTACCTCGATCACGCGGCCACCACACCGATGCTGCCCGCGGCCATCGAGGCGATGACGGCTGCGCTGCGCACGACGGGGAACGCGTCGTCGCTGCACGGCTCGGGTCGCGCCGCCCGCAGGGTGCTGGAGGAGGCGCGCGAGTCGATCGCCGCCGATTTGGGCGCCCGGCCTTCGGAGGTCATCTTCACCTCCGGCGGCACCGAGAGCGACAACCTGGCGATCAAGGGGATCTTCTGGGCGCGCCGCGCCGAAGAATCGCGTCGCAACCGGATCATCGCCAGCGCGATCGAGCACCATGCGGTGATCGACGCCGTGGAGTGGTTGCAGCGGCACGAGGGTGCGGACGTCACCTGGCTGCCGGTGGACGCCGAGGGCGTGGTGACGCCCGGTGTGCTGCGTGCCGCGCTCGCCGCGAACCCGGACGACGTGGCGATGGTCACCGTCATGTGGGCGAACAACGAGGTCGGGACCATCCAGCCGATCGCCGAACTGGCGGCCGTCGCCCAGGAATTCGGGGTGCCGATGCACAGCGACGCGGTACAGGCGGCCGCCCAATTGCCGATCGATTTCGGGGCCAGCGGCCTGTCCGCGGCGAGCTTCGCCGGACACAAGGTCGGCGGCCCGCATGGTGTGGGCGTGCTGCTGCTGGGTAGGCAGGTGCCGTGCGTCCCGCTGCTGCACGGCGGCGGGCATGAGCGCGATCTGCGATCCGGGACCTCGGACACGGCCGCGGCCGTCGGCCTGGCCGCCGCGCTGCGCCAGATGGCGATCGAATTTCCTACGCGCACAGTCGAATTGGTGGCCTTGCGGGACGCGCTGATCGAGGGTATCCGCGCGACTTCCCCGGACATGGTGCTCAACGGACCTCTCGGCGAGCGGCGCCTGCCCGGCAACGTGCACGTCACTTTCCCTGGCTGCGAAGGGGACTCGCTGCTGATGCTGCTGGACGCGGCCGGGATCGAATGCTCGACCGGTTCGGCGTGCACCGCGGGCGTGGCCACACCGAGTCATGTGCTGATCGCCATGGGCGTCGAACCGTGGCAGGCGCGCGGGTCGCTGCGCTTCTCGTTGGGGCACACCTCGACCCGCGCCGACGTCGACGCGTTACTGGAAGTACTACCGCAGGTGGTGGAGCGGGCCAAGGCCGCGGGTCTGGCCGGTGCGAAAGGAGGTGTCTGA
- the mnmA gene encoding tRNA 2-thiouridine(34) synthase MnmA, which yields MRVLAAMSGGVDSAVAAARAVDAGHEVVGVHLALSATPGTLRTGSRGCCSKEDAGDARRAADVLGIPFYVWDFADRFKEDVIDDFVAAYAAGETPNPCLRCNEKIKFSALADRALALGFDAVVTGHYARLDNGVLRRAVDADKDQSYVLAVLTAQQLSRAMFPVGDTPKPQIRAEAAERGLAVANKPDSHDICFIPSGDTRAFLGAKIGIRPGAVVDADGQVLGQHEGVHGFTIGQRKGLGLPGPAADGKPRYVTDIDPDSGMVRVGSADDLRVWAVEAERAIWTSGSAPAGPIDCVVQVRAHGGTAPAVAEAVDGGLAVRLRESLTGVARGQAVVLYRPDQEGDEVIGSGTISGTAREPVTSEAGSEAAR from the coding sequence ATGCGGGTACTCGCCGCGATGAGCGGTGGTGTGGATTCGGCCGTGGCGGCGGCGCGTGCCGTCGACGCCGGTCACGAGGTGGTCGGCGTGCATCTGGCGCTGTCGGCGACACCGGGCACGTTGCGCACCGGGTCGCGCGGCTGCTGCTCGAAGGAGGACGCCGGTGACGCCAGGCGCGCCGCCGACGTGCTCGGCATCCCGTTCTACGTCTGGGATTTCGCCGACCGCTTCAAGGAGGACGTGATCGACGATTTCGTGGCCGCCTACGCGGCGGGCGAAACGCCGAATCCGTGCCTGCGCTGCAACGAGAAGATCAAGTTCTCCGCGCTGGCCGACCGCGCGCTGGCGCTCGGCTTCGACGCGGTGGTCACCGGCCATTACGCGCGCCTGGACAACGGCGTGCTGCGCCGCGCCGTCGACGCCGACAAGGACCAGTCCTACGTGCTGGCGGTACTGACCGCGCAGCAGCTCTCCCGCGCGATGTTCCCGGTAGGCGACACCCCCAAGCCGCAGATCCGCGCCGAGGCCGCCGAGCGCGGGCTCGCCGTCGCGAACAAGCCGGACAGCCACGACATCTGCTTCATCCCCTCCGGCGACACCCGCGCCTTCCTCGGCGCGAAGATCGGCATCCGGCCCGGTGCGGTCGTCGACGCCGACGGTCAGGTGCTCGGGCAGCACGAGGGCGTGCACGGGTTCACCATCGGCCAGCGCAAGGGTCTCGGTTTGCCCGGCCCCGCCGCCGACGGCAAGCCGCGGTACGTGACCGACATCGACCCCGATTCCGGCATGGTCCGCGTCGGTTCGGCCGACGACCTGCGCGTCTGGGCGGTCGAGGCCGAGCGCGCCATCTGGACCTCGGGTTCGGCGCCCGCGGGCCCGATCGACTGCGTGGTGCAGGTGCGCGCGCATGGCGGCACCGCGCCCGCGGTGGCCGAGGCGGTGGACGGCGGGCTGGCCGTGCGCCTGCGTGAGTCGCTGACCGGCGTCGCGCGGGGTCAAGCCGTGGTGCTCTACCGTCCGGATCAGGAGGGCGACGAGGTGATCGGCAGCGGGACCATCTCCGGCACCGCGCGCGAGCCCGTCACGAGCGAAGCGGGGTCCGAGGCGGCGCGGTGA
- a CDS encoding methionine synthase, translated as MRIRGGIATGVGSWPGADPREAAATIIGELGELPHLVELPDRGAGADLIGRASALLVDLRFDTTPRGYRLAPRPGAVSRRAHDLLRTDLDALEEAWENAGLSGRGRLVKVQAVGPLTLAAQLELPGGHRVLTDSGAVRDLSESLAEGLAQHVAEVRKRLGAQVVLQLDEPLSTVVLDGSLRGVSVLNTVRALPEPEALAVLDTVITGQPAPVLVHSCAEPPALGLLRRSAAAAIGFDLNTIGTRELDEIGETLEAGKQLVLGVVPTHAPATGTTWRDYAEPGVRLIDRLGFARRTLAQRVAVSPACGLAGGSLEWGRRALRLANDVARAYAEEPEELSFS; from the coding sequence ATGCGCATACGGGGAGGAATCGCTACCGGAGTCGGCTCCTGGCCGGGTGCCGATCCGCGGGAAGCCGCCGCGACCATTATCGGCGAACTCGGTGAACTGCCACACCTGGTGGAGCTGCCGGATCGCGGCGCGGGCGCGGACCTGATCGGGCGTGCCTCCGCGCTCCTGGTCGACCTGCGTTTCGACACCACGCCGCGGGGCTACCGGCTCGCACCGCGCCCGGGAGCCGTCTCGCGGCGGGCCCATGACCTGTTGCGCACCGATCTCGACGCGCTCGAGGAAGCGTGGGAGAACGCCGGTTTGTCCGGCCGCGGCCGCCTGGTCAAGGTGCAGGCGGTGGGCCCGCTGACCTTGGCCGCGCAGCTGGAGCTGCCCGGCGGACATCGCGTGCTCACCGATTCCGGTGCGGTGCGGGACCTTTCGGAGTCGTTGGCCGAGGGGCTGGCCCAGCATGTCGCCGAGGTGCGCAAGCGGCTCGGCGCGCAGGTCGTGCTGCAACTGGACGAACCATTGTCGACGGTGGTGCTCGACGGCTCGCTGCGAGGCGTGAGCGTGCTGAACACCGTGCGCGCCCTGCCCGAGCCCGAAGCGCTCGCCGTGCTGGACACCGTGATCACGGGCCAGCCTGCCCCGGTGCTCGTGCACAGCTGCGCAGAGCCGCCCGCGCTGGGGTTGCTGCGCCGCAGTGCCGCCGCCGCGATCGGCTTCGACCTGAACACGATCGGCACCCGTGAACTCGACGAAATCGGGGAAACCCTCGAAGCCGGAAAGCAATTGGTGCTCGGCGTCGTTCCGACGCACGCACCGGCCACCGGCACGACCTGGCGCGATTATGCCGAGCCGGGTGTCCGGCTGATCGATCGGCTCGGCTTCGCCCGCAGGACGCTGGCGCAGCGGGTGGCGGTCAGTCCCGCCTGCGGTTTGGCGGGCGGCTCGCTGGAGTGGGGTCGCCGAGCACTCCGTCTGGCCAATGACGTCGCACGGGCGTATGCCGAAGAGCCAGAAGAGCTTTCGTTCTCCTGA
- the ligA gene encoding NAD-dependent DNA ligase LigA, producing the protein MSDSDSAAVPATPEQRVEWQRLADEVREHQFRYYVRDAPIISDGEFDELLRRLQAMEDEHPDLLVPDSPTQLVGGGFATDFTAVDHLERMLSLDNVFDIDALRAWAARVEAETGPNLHYLCEVKIDGVALNLVYQHGRLVRGATRGDGRTGEDVTLNARTIDDIPGELTPSDEFPIPDLLEVRGEVYFRLEDFETLNAAIVAEGKPPYANPRNTAAGSLRQKDPSVTARRRLRMICHGFGRMEGYTPTSQYDAYRALAAWGLPVSEHTRRVQGIDAVIERVAYWGEHRHDIEHEIDGQVIKVDETALQRRLGSTSRAPRWAIAYKYPPEEATTKLLDIQVNVGRTGRVTPFAVMEPVAIAGSTVAMATLHNAAEVKRKGVLIGDTVTIRKAGDVIPEVLGPVVDARPEDAREFVMPTHCPECGTELRPEKEGDADIRCPNQQYCPAQLRERVYHVAGRGAFDIEALGYEAAIDLLKSGAITDEGDLFDMDEAALLTTSLYANKNGSLSANGKRLLENLAAAKDRPLWRVLVGLSIRHVGPTAARALAAEFGSLDRIQSASVEELADADGVGPTIAAAVSEWFTVDWHRAVVAKWRDAGVRVEDERDESIERNLEGLSIVVTGSLQGFTRDGAKESILMRGGKAAGSVSKKTAFVVVGDAPGSKAAKAEELGVPILDEDGFRRLLDGGPAAVAPETAAEDAEAEE; encoded by the coding sequence GTGAGTGACAGCGACAGTGCGGCGGTCCCGGCGACGCCGGAGCAGCGGGTGGAGTGGCAGCGGCTCGCGGACGAGGTGCGTGAGCACCAGTTCCGCTACTACGTGCGGGATGCGCCGATCATCTCCGATGGCGAGTTCGACGAACTGTTGCGGCGGTTGCAGGCGATGGAGGACGAGCATCCCGACCTGCTCGTGCCCGATTCGCCGACCCAGCTCGTCGGCGGCGGGTTCGCGACCGATTTCACCGCGGTCGATCACCTGGAGCGGATGCTGTCGCTGGACAACGTGTTCGATATCGACGCGCTGCGCGCCTGGGCCGCCCGGGTGGAGGCGGAGACCGGGCCGAACCTGCACTACCTATGCGAAGTCAAGATCGACGGCGTCGCGTTGAACCTCGTCTACCAGCACGGGCGCCTGGTCCGCGGCGCCACCCGCGGCGACGGGCGCACCGGCGAGGACGTGACGTTGAACGCCCGCACCATCGATGACATCCCCGGCGAGCTGACGCCCAGCGACGAGTTCCCGATCCCGGATCTGCTGGAGGTCCGCGGCGAGGTGTACTTCCGGCTGGAGGATTTCGAGACTCTCAACGCCGCCATCGTGGCCGAGGGCAAGCCGCCGTACGCCAATCCACGCAATACGGCCGCCGGTTCGCTGCGGCAGAAGGACCCGTCGGTCACCGCGCGACGCAGGCTGCGGATGATCTGCCACGGCTTCGGCCGGATGGAGGGCTACACGCCGACCTCGCAGTACGATGCGTACCGCGCGCTCGCGGCATGGGGCCTGCCGGTGTCCGAGCACACCAGGCGGGTGCAGGGCATCGACGCGGTGATCGAGCGGGTGGCCTATTGGGGCGAGCACCGGCACGACATCGAGCACGAGATCGACGGCCAGGTGATCAAGGTCGACGAGACCGCGTTGCAGCGCAGGCTCGGCTCCACGTCGCGCGCTCCGCGCTGGGCGATCGCCTACAAGTACCCGCCCGAAGAGGCGACGACCAAGCTGCTGGACATCCAGGTGAACGTCGGCCGTACCGGCCGGGTGACGCCGTTCGCGGTGATGGAACCGGTGGCCATCGCGGGATCCACGGTCGCGATGGCCACCCTGCACAATGCCGCCGAGGTCAAGCGCAAGGGCGTGCTGATCGGTGACACGGTCACCATCCGCAAGGCGGGCGACGTGATTCCCGAGGTGCTGGGCCCGGTAGTGGACGCACGCCCCGAGGACGCGCGCGAGTTCGTCATGCCGACGCACTGTCCCGAGTGCGGCACCGAACTGCGGCCGGAGAAGGAGGGCGATGCCGACATCCGCTGCCCGAATCAGCAGTACTGCCCGGCTCAGCTGCGGGAACGCGTCTACCACGTGGCGGGCCGCGGCGCGTTCGACATCGAGGCGCTCGGCTACGAGGCCGCGATCGATCTGCTGAAATCCGGCGCGATCACCGATGAGGGCGACCTGTTCGATATGGACGAGGCGGCGCTGCTCACCACCTCGCTCTACGCCAACAAGAACGGCAGCTTGTCGGCCAACGGCAAACGTCTGCTGGAGAATCTGGCCGCCGCCAAGGACCGGCCGTTGTGGCGGGTTCTGGTCGGCCTGTCCATCCGGCACGTCGGCCCTACCGCGGCGCGTGCGCTGGCCGCCGAGTTCGGCAGCCTGGACCGCATCCAGTCGGCGTCGGTCGAGGAACTCGCCGACGCCGACGGCGTCGGCCCGACCATCGCGGCAGCCGTCTCGGAATGGTTCACCGTCGACTGGCATCGCGCGGTCGTGGCGAAGTGGCGGGACGCGGGCGTGCGTGTGGAGGACGAACGCGACGAATCCATCGAACGCAATCTCGAGGGCCTGTCCATCGTGGTGACCGGTTCGCTGCAGGGCTTCACCCGGGATGGCGCCAAGGAGTCGATCCTGATGCGCGGCGGCAAGGCCGCCGGCTCAGTGTCGAAGAAGACCGCGTTCGTGGTGGTGGGCGATGCGCCGGGATCCAAAGCCGCCAAGGCGGAGGAACTCGGGGTGCCGATCCTCGACGAGGACGGGTTCCGGCGGCTGCTGGACGGCGGTCCCGCGGCGGTGGCGCCGGAGACGGCGGCGGAAGACGCCGAAGCCGAGGAGTGA
- a CDS encoding SDR family NAD(P)-dependent oxidoreductase, which produces MSQPTALITGASAGFGSALARALIGQGWQVLGTARRAHRLATVAAELGTAFVAIPGDVTDPGHRARLAATARGAGELALVVNNASRLGPSPLPRLVDYPLDELEHVYRTNIVAPLAILQFALPLLGSGGSVVNISSDAALEPYPEWGGYGSSKAALDHLTAILGAEHPELSIYAFDPGDMRTEMHQAAFPGVDISDRPEPDTVVPALLRLLAEKPKSGRYAAADFTVGRVS; this is translated from the coding sequence ATGTCTCAGCCGACCGCTCTGATCACCGGCGCATCGGCCGGATTCGGCTCGGCGCTCGCGCGGGCGCTGATCGGACAGGGATGGCAAGTGCTCGGGACCGCGCGTCGCGCCCACCGGTTGGCGACCGTGGCGGCCGAACTGGGCACGGCATTCGTCGCGATTCCCGGCGACGTCACCGACCCGGGCCACCGCGCGCGGCTGGCCGCCACGGCGCGCGGGGCGGGTGAACTCGCTCTTGTGGTGAACAACGCCAGCAGGCTCGGGCCGAGTCCGCTGCCGCGTCTCGTCGACTATCCGCTCGATGAGCTCGAGCACGTGTATCGAACGAATATCGTTGCGCCGCTGGCCATCCTGCAGTTCGCGCTGCCCCTGCTCGGCTCCGGCGGCAGCGTGGTGAACATCAGCTCCGACGCCGCGCTGGAGCCCTATCCCGAGTGGGGCGGGTATGGCTCGTCGAAGGCCGCGCTCGATCACCTCACCGCGATCCTGGGCGCGGAGCATCCGGAGCTGTCGATCTACGCGTTCGATCCGGGTGATATGCGCACCGAGATGCACCAGGCAGCGTTCCCGGGCGTCGACATCTCGGATCGGCCGGAACCGGACACGGTGGTGCCCGCTCTGTTGCGGCTGCTGGCGGAGAAACCCAAGAGCGGGCGTTACGCCGCGGCCGATTTCACGGTCGGGCGGGTGTCATGA
- a CDS encoding S-adenosylmethionine:tRNA ribosyltransferase-isomerase produces the protein MTVQADRPSFVLPRERDAATPPEARGSARDEVRLLVADSELTHVRFRELPDQLRPGDLVVVNNSATMSSAVDATLDGEPVVLHFSTWLDNGRWVVEVRTTQRTPYPAEGLVPGVVLRLPGAAATLCTPWLPGARRLWIADVTTDVPRLLAAHGRPITYSYVRHRWSASYYSTVFGRIPGSAEMPSAARPFTEHLVLDLIAAGIAFAPITLHTGVSSPESGEPPSPERFVVTASTAGLVNATRAAGGRIVAVGTTVTRALETVADPSGLVHAADGWTDLVLGADRPARVVEGLITGWHAPGASHLDLLVAVAGEETVAAAYAVAMDTGYLWHEFGDSALLFGVDRQLS, from the coding sequence ATGACGGTGCAGGCCGACCGGCCGTCCTTCGTCCTGCCACGCGAGCGCGACGCCGCCACCCCGCCCGAGGCGCGGGGCTCGGCGCGGGACGAGGTCCGGCTGCTCGTCGCCGACTCCGAGCTGACCCACGTTCGGTTCCGCGAGCTGCCGGATCAGTTGCGTCCGGGCGACCTGGTGGTGGTGAACAATTCGGCCACCATGTCGTCGGCGGTGGATGCCACGCTCGACGGCGAGCCGGTCGTGCTGCACTTCTCCACCTGGCTGGACAACGGCCGCTGGGTGGTGGAGGTGCGCACTACCCAGCGCACTCCCTATCCGGCAGAGGGACTCGTGCCCGGGGTCGTGCTGCGACTTCCGGGCGCCGCGGCGACCCTGTGCACGCCGTGGTTGCCCGGTGCGCGGCGGCTATGGATCGCCGACGTCACCACCGACGTGCCCCGGTTGCTGGCCGCGCACGGGCGGCCGATCACGTATTCCTATGTGCGGCATCGGTGGTCGGCGTCCTACTACTCGACGGTGTTCGGCAGGATCCCGGGCAGCGCGGAAATGCCCAGTGCGGCCCGTCCGTTCACGGAGCATCTGGTGCTGGATCTGATCGCCGCGGGCATCGCATTCGCGCCGATCACTCTGCACACGGGAGTTTCCTCACCGGAGTCGGGGGAGCCGCCGAGCCCGGAACGGTTCGTCGTCACCGCCTCGACGGCCGGACTGGTGAACGCCACGAGAGCCGCCGGTGGCCGCATTGTCGCGGTCGGTACGACGGTGACACGCGCGCTGGAGACCGTCGCCGACCCGTCCGGTCTGGTGCACGCGGCCGATGGTTGGACCGATCTGGTGCTCGGAGCAGACCGACCGGCTCGGGTGGTCGAAGGACTGATCACCGGGTGGCACGCTCCCGGCGCGTCACACCTGGATCTTTTGGTCGCCGTGGCAGGCGAGGAAACCGTCGCCGCGGCCTATGCCGTTGCCATGGATACCGGCTATCTGTGGCACGAGTTCGGCGACAGCGCTCTGCTGTTCGGCGTGGATAGGCAGCTCAGCTGA
- a CDS encoding Uma2 family endonuclease → MTGASIAYRWTRSEFLRAWEAGAFDHRVELVEGEVWPVVIGSWHGRAVFRIARKLPTDGVEVTSETLPTAQSLPDPDCWVLRADADQVDSIGSKIAVWDPSDVLLVIEISDETVMQDLSVKAKLYGRAGYSAYWVVTKTVIYEHTEPTATGYRTRKEYRPGDHIPVHYAGTELAVDDLLFAG, encoded by the coding sequence ATGACCGGGGCTTCGATCGCCTACCGCTGGACGCGCAGCGAGTTCCTGCGCGCGTGGGAGGCGGGCGCGTTCGACCATCGCGTCGAACTCGTCGAGGGGGAGGTATGGCCGGTGGTAATCGGGTCTTGGCACGGCCGAGCAGTGTTCCGCATCGCGCGGAAGCTTCCGACCGACGGTGTCGAGGTGACCAGCGAGACGTTACCCACCGCCCAGTCCCTGCCCGACCCTGATTGCTGGGTCCTGCGCGCCGACGCGGATCAGGTCGATTCGATCGGCTCGAAGATCGCCGTCTGGGATCCGTCCGACGTACTCCTGGTCATCGAAATCTCCGACGAGACGGTGATGCAAGACCTCAGCGTCAAAGCGAAATTGTATGGCCGCGCTGGATACTCGGCCTACTGGGTGGTCACGAAGACGGTGATCTACGAGCACACCGAACCGACAGCCACGGGGTACCGGACGCGCAAGGAGTACCGGCCCGGCGACCACATCCCGGTGCACTACGCAGGCACCGAACTCGCCGTGGACGACCTGCTGTTCGCCGGGTAG